A single window of Aphidius gifuensis isolate YNYX2018 linkage group LG1, ASM1490517v1, whole genome shotgun sequence DNA harbors:
- the LOC122860854 gene encoding E3 ubiquitin-protein ligase znrf2 translates to MGAKTSTVAQTTGGNGQSSNGGNDTIQGFSILRSLPGGVGLLQHQQTNQTQSRLQSDSRQRARSLSSVPDLTTNEQNNIGNTVGVNVGQALGLVSLDSDDGDEDSGRVYAAHSLPSHIWSLNGLKCPVCSKFILPDDIECHLVMCLTKPRLSYNEDVLADEKGECVICLEELIPGDVIARLPCLCIYHKNCIDKWFQVNRSCPEHPGD, encoded by the exons atgggtGCTAAAACAAGTACAGTAGCACAAACAACTGGTGGTAATGGTCAATCATCAAATGGTGGTAATGATACTATTCAGGGATTTTCAATATTACGTTCATTACCTGGTGGTGTTGGTCTATTACAACATCAACAAACAAATCAAACACAATCAAGATTACAAAGTGATAGTAGACAACGTGCACGTTCATTAAGTTCAGTACCagatttaacaacaaatgaacaaaataatattggtaATACAGTTGGTGTTAATGTTGGACAAGCACTTGGTCTTGTTAGTCTTGATTcagatgatggtgatgaagaCAGTGGTAGAGTTTATGCTGCTCATAGTTTACCATCACATATATGGTCATTAAATg gtCTCAAGTGTCCTGTATGCTCAAAATTCATATTGCCAGATGATATTGAATGTCATTTGGTAATGTGCCTGACAAAACCACGTTTAAGTTATAATG aGGATGTACTTGCTGATGAAAAAGGTGAATGTGTCATATGCCTAGAAGAATTGATACCTGGTGACGTGATAGCTCGCCTACCTTGTCTCTGCATATACCACAAAAa CTGTATTGATAAATGGTTTCAAGTTAATCGCAGCTGTCCTGAACACCCTGGTGACTGA
- the LOC122860856 gene encoding diphosphoinositol polyphosphate phosphohydrolase 1 isoform X2, translating into MVKEKPNSTRIYDSEGYRRRAACICVRSDLEDEVLLVTSSRRPDSWIVPGGGVEPDEDPAVTALREVREEAGVLGRLGRCLGIFENSEHKHRTEVWVMHVDEELPEWEDSRTIGRKRKWFTISEALVQLAQHKPVQRSYIHSLKNTNQLRATTNSSSLHQMPTTPIQIVTNSSSDTHITKNS; encoded by the exons atggtAAAAGAAAAGCCAAATTCAACACGAATCTATGATTCGGAAGGTTATAGACGTAGAGCAGCATGTATATGCGTTAGAAGTGATCTTGAAGATGAG GTTCTACTTGTAACATCAAGTAGACGACCAGATAGCTGGATTGTTCCTGGTGGTGGTGTTGAACCAGATGAAGATCCAGCTGTAACTGCACTCAGAGAAGTACGTGAAGAAGCTGGTGTTTTAGGAAGACTTGGTAGATGTCTTGGAATATTtgag AATAGTGAACATAAACATCGTACTGAAGTATGGGTTATGCATGTTGATGAAGAATTACCAGAGTGGGAAGATTCACGTACAATTGGACGTAAAAGAAAATGGTTTACAATATCTGAAGCATTGGTACAACTTGCTCAACATAAACCAGTTCAACGCTCGTATATACacagtttaaaaaatacaaatcaatTACGTGCAACAACTAATTCTTCATCACTACATCAAATGCCAACAACACCAATACAAATTGTTACAAATTCATCATCTGATACTCATATTACCAAAAACAGCTAA
- the LOC122860856 gene encoding diphosphoinositol polyphosphate phosphohydrolase 1 isoform X1 — MVKEKPNSTRIYDSEGYRRRAACICVRSDLEDEVLLVTSSRRPDSWIVPGGGVEPDEDPAVTALREVREEAGVLGRLGRCLGIFEGIFENSEHKHRTEVWVMHVDEELPEWEDSRTIGRKRKWFTISEALVQLAQHKPVQRSYIHSLKNTNQLRATTNSSSLHQMPTTPIQIVTNSSSDTHITKNS, encoded by the exons atggtAAAAGAAAAGCCAAATTCAACACGAATCTATGATTCGGAAGGTTATAGACGTAGAGCAGCATGTATATGCGTTAGAAGTGATCTTGAAGATGAG GTTCTACTTGTAACATCAAGTAGACGACCAGATAGCTGGATTGTTCCTGGTGGTGGTGTTGAACCAGATGAAGATCCAGCTGTAACTGCACTCAGAGAAGTACGTGAAGAAGCTGGTGTTTTAGGAAGACTTGGTAGATGTCTTGGAATATTtgag ggCATATTTGag AATAGTGAACATAAACATCGTACTGAAGTATGGGTTATGCATGTTGATGAAGAATTACCAGAGTGGGAAGATTCACGTACAATTGGACGTAAAAGAAAATGGTTTACAATATCTGAAGCATTGGTACAACTTGCTCAACATAAACCAGTTCAACGCTCGTATATACacagtttaaaaaatacaaatcaatTACGTGCAACAACTAATTCTTCATCACTACATCAAATGCCAACAACACCAATACAAATTGTTACAAATTCATCATCTGATACTCATATTACCAAAAACAGCTAA
- the LOC122860859 gene encoding mitochondrial pyruvate carrier 2-like produces MSHYQKLMIKIASMLPQKLQSPFLHPAGPTTVFFWAPAFKWGLVIAGIGDVNRSPDKISLGQTASLMFTGSIWTRYSLVIIPKNWSLFSVNVFVATTGAYNFIRALNYQKKKKNLLK; encoded by the exons atgagTCATTACCAGAAACTCATGATAAAAATAGCTTCAATGTTACcacaaaaattacaatcacCATTTCTTCATCCAGCTG GACCAACAACAGTATTTTTTTGGGCACCAGCATTTAAATGGGGTCTTGTTATTGCTGGTATTGGTGATGTTAATCGTTCTCCAGATAAAATATCACTTGGACAAACAGCTAGCTTAATGTTCACCGGGTCAATATGGACCag ATATTCATTGGTTATTATTCCAAAAAATTGGAGTTTATTTAGTGTAAATGTTTTTGTTGCAACAACTGGAGCATACAATTTCATAAGAgcattgaattatcaaaaaaaaaaaaaaaatttattaaaataa
- the LOC122860855 gene encoding peptidylprolyl isomerase domain and WD repeat-containing protein 1 isoform X3 gives MKPEPMEDDNPAKMEQSEEEESADDCEESMEEENVEDEEDDDDEEEWIGPTPSEAAPIKKQKVLDHEQVFVDNLPSCECYEKSYMHRDVITNIVVTKTNFVITASSDGFVKFWKKQEELIEFVKHYRAHVMPIQGLAASHNGVYAATISLDEMMKVFDVINFDMINMIELKFTPGCIEWIYSLGDAIAAVAVADQESSKICVYDGQGAKEPLHILDRLHTKPVTVMKFNPIYETCISIDKAGIIEYWTTPKHEYKFPKIVKFESKLDTDLFEFVKNKTYPCDIAISPDGKKFASLSGDRKVRVFNFLTGKLYRVFDESLKRFSELQQTIQQLPNMEFGRRMAVEKELDKTGTNLGNIIFDESGYMIMYSTMLGIKLVNIYTNKCIKIIGKPENIRPMKLALFQGKGKKSTAATTVEIEGSNNPTLEMIKPDPTLFCTAHKKNRFFIFTRREPEDTKNQECDRDVFNEKPSKEDIISSTEATSMQKIYDTAIIHTALGDIHVSLFSKDTPKTVENFCVHAKNSYYNSHIFHRIIKGFMVQTGDPTGTGTGGQSIWGGEFNDEFKSHLKHDRPYTVSMANAGPNTNGSQFFITLIPTPWLDNKHTVFGRVVKGMEVVQNISQVKTNPKTDKPYDDIRIVSITVK, from the exons GAATGGATTGGACCAACACCATCAGAAGCTGctccaataaaaaaacaaaaag ttCTTGATCATGAGCAAGTGTTTGTTGACAATCTACCATCTTGTGAGTGTTATGAAAAATCTTATATGCATCGTGATGTCATCACAAATATTGTTGTAACAAA aaCAAATTTTGTCATAACAGCAAGCAGTGATGGCTTTGttaaattttggaaaaaacAAGAAGAGCTAATTGAATTTGTTAAACACTACAGAGCTCATGTGATGCCAATACAAGGTCTTGCTGCAAGTCACAATGGTGTTTATGCTGCAACAATTAGTCTTGATGAAATGATGAAAGTCTTTGATGTCATAAActttg ATATGATTAATATGATAGAACTTAAGTTTACACCTGGTTGTATTGAATGGATTTATTCATTGGGTGATGCAattgctgctgttgctgttgctgatcaagaatcatcaaaaatttgtGTATATGATGGACAGGGAGCTAAAGAACCACTTCATATTTTAGACAGATTACATACAAAGCCAGTTACTGTTATGAAG tTTAATCCAATTTATGAAACTTgtatatcaattgataaagcTGGAATAATTGAATACTGGACAACACCAAaacatgaatataaatttccaaaaatagttaaatttgAATCAAAACTTGATActgatttatttgaatttgttaaaaataaaacatatccATGTGATATTGCTATATCACCAgatggtaaaaaatttgcatcaCTAAGTGGTGATAGAAAAGTTcgagtatttaattttttaactggtAAATTATACAGAGtatttgatgaatcattaaaGCGATTTTCTGAATTACAACAAACCATTCAACAATTGCCAAATATGGAATTTGGAagaag aATGGCTGTTGAAAAAGAACTTGATAAAACAGGTACAAATTTaggaaatataatatttgatgaatcTGGTTATATGATTATGTACAGTACAATGTTGGGAATAAAAttagttaatatttatacaaataaatgtattaaaataattggtaAACCAGAAAATATAAGACCAATGAAATTAGCATTATTTCAAggtaaaggaaaaaaaagtacaGCAGCAACAACTGTTGAAATTGAAGGTTCAAATAATCCAACATTAGAAATGATTAAACCAGATCCAACATTATTTTGTACagcacataaaaaaaatcgtttttttatatttacaagacGTGAACCAGAAGATACTAAAAATCAAGAATGTGATAGAGatgtatttaatgaaaaaccaTCAAAAGAAGATATTATATCATCAACTGAAGCAACATcaatgcaaaaaatatatgatacaGCAATAATACATACAGCACTTGGTGATATTCATGTATCATTATTTAGTAAAGATACACCAAAaacagttgaaaatttttgtgttcATGCTAAAAATAGTTATTACAATAGTCATATATTTCATCGTATTATTAAAGGTTTTATGGTACAAACTGGTGATCCAACTGGTACTGGTACTGGTGGTCAAAGTATATGGGGTGgtgaatttaatgatgaatttaaatcacATTTAAAACATGATAGACCATATACTGTTAGTATGGCTAACGCTGGACCAAATACAAATGgaagtcaattttttataacactaATACCAACACCATGGTTAGATAATAAACATACTGTTTTTGGTAGAGTTGTTAAAGGCATGGAAGTTGTACAAAATATCAGTCAAGTTAAGACAAATCCAAAAACAGATAAACCATATGACGACATAAGAATTGTCAGTATaactgttaaataa
- the LOC122860855 gene encoding peptidylprolyl isomerase domain and WD repeat-containing protein 1 isoform X1 codes for MNDNRKRGNNDNDDSDSEWIGPTPSEAAPIKKQKVLDHEQVFVDNLPSCECYEKSYMHRDVITNIVVTKTNFVITASSDGFVKFWKKQEELIEFVKHYRAHVMPIQGLAASHNGVYAATISLDEMMKVFDVINFDMINMIELKFTPGCIEWIYSLGDAIAAVAVADQESSKICVYDGQGAKEPLHILDRLHTKPVTVMKFNPIYETCISIDKAGIIEYWTTPKHEYKFPKIVKFESKLDTDLFEFVKNKTYPCDIAISPDGKKFASLSGDRKVRVFNFLTGKLYRVFDESLKRFSELQQTIQQLPNMEFGRRMAVEKELDKTGTNLGNIIFDESGYMIMYSTMLGIKLVNIYTNKCIKIIGKPENIRPMKLALFQGKGKKSTAATTVEIEGSNNPTLEMIKPDPTLFCTAHKKNRFFIFTRREPEDTKNQECDRDVFNEKPSKEDIISSTEATSMQKIYDTAIIHTALGDIHVSLFSKDTPKTVENFCVHAKNSYYNSHIFHRIIKGFMVQTGDPTGTGTGGQSIWGGEFNDEFKSHLKHDRPYTVSMANAGPNTNGSQFFITLIPTPWLDNKHTVFGRVVKGMEVVQNISQVKTNPKTDKPYDDIRIVSITVK; via the exons atgaatgacAATCGTAAAAGAGGAAACAATGATAATGACGATAGTGACAGTGAATGGATTGGACCAACACCATCAGAAGCTGctccaataaaaaaacaaaaag ttCTTGATCATGAGCAAGTGTTTGTTGACAATCTACCATCTTGTGAGTGTTATGAAAAATCTTATATGCATCGTGATGTCATCACAAATATTGTTGTAACAAA aaCAAATTTTGTCATAACAGCAAGCAGTGATGGCTTTGttaaattttggaaaaaacAAGAAGAGCTAATTGAATTTGTTAAACACTACAGAGCTCATGTGATGCCAATACAAGGTCTTGCTGCAAGTCACAATGGTGTTTATGCTGCAACAATTAGTCTTGATGAAATGATGAAAGTCTTTGATGTCATAAActttg ATATGATTAATATGATAGAACTTAAGTTTACACCTGGTTGTATTGAATGGATTTATTCATTGGGTGATGCAattgctgctgttgctgttgctgatcaagaatcatcaaaaatttgtGTATATGATGGACAGGGAGCTAAAGAACCACTTCATATTTTAGACAGATTACATACAAAGCCAGTTACTGTTATGAAG tTTAATCCAATTTATGAAACTTgtatatcaattgataaagcTGGAATAATTGAATACTGGACAACACCAAaacatgaatataaatttccaaaaatagttaaatttgAATCAAAACTTGATActgatttatttgaatttgttaaaaataaaacatatccATGTGATATTGCTATATCACCAgatggtaaaaaatttgcatcaCTAAGTGGTGATAGAAAAGTTcgagtatttaattttttaactggtAAATTATACAGAGtatttgatgaatcattaaaGCGATTTTCTGAATTACAACAAACCATTCAACAATTGCCAAATATGGAATTTGGAagaag aATGGCTGTTGAAAAAGAACTTGATAAAACAGGTACAAATTTaggaaatataatatttgatgaatcTGGTTATATGATTATGTACAGTACAATGTTGGGAATAAAAttagttaatatttatacaaataaatgtattaaaataattggtaAACCAGAAAATATAAGACCAATGAAATTAGCATTATTTCAAggtaaaggaaaaaaaagtacaGCAGCAACAACTGTTGAAATTGAAGGTTCAAATAATCCAACATTAGAAATGATTAAACCAGATCCAACATTATTTTGTACagcacataaaaaaaatcgtttttttatatttacaagacGTGAACCAGAAGATACTAAAAATCAAGAATGTGATAGAGatgtatttaatgaaaaaccaTCAAAAGAAGATATTATATCATCAACTGAAGCAACATcaatgcaaaaaatatatgatacaGCAATAATACATACAGCACTTGGTGATATTCATGTATCATTATTTAGTAAAGATACACCAAAaacagttgaaaatttttgtgttcATGCTAAAAATAGTTATTACAATAGTCATATATTTCATCGTATTATTAAAGGTTTTATGGTACAAACTGGTGATCCAACTGGTACTGGTACTGGTGGTCAAAGTATATGGGGTGgtgaatttaatgatgaatttaaatcacATTTAAAACATGATAGACCATATACTGTTAGTATGGCTAACGCTGGACCAAATACAAATGgaagtcaattttttataacactaATACCAACACCATGGTTAGATAATAAACATACTGTTTTTGGTAGAGTTGTTAAAGGCATGGAAGTTGTACAAAATATCAGTCAAGTTAAGACAAATCCAAAAACAGATAAACCATATGACGACATAAGAATTGTCAGTATaactgttaaataa
- the LOC122860857 gene encoding CCHC-type zinc finger protein CG3800-like, whose protein sequence is MSSSVCYKCSRQGHFARECPQGGGGGGGGGGRNDRGGRGGDRDGGGGFGRGREKCFKCNQSGHFARECKEDQDLCYRCNGVGHIAKDCQQGPEMSCYNCNKTGHIARSCPEGSNDHGRFSSQSCYNCNKTGHIARNCTEGGGKICYVCGKSGHISRECDQDERK, encoded by the exons ATGAGTTCAAGCGTATGTTACAAATGCTCCAGACAAGGACACTTTGCTCGTGAATGCCCACagggtggtggtggtggcggtGGCGGTGGTGGACGTAACGATCGTGGTGGACGTGGTGGTGAtcgtgatggtggtggtggttttgGTAGAGGACGTGAAAAGTGCTTTAAATGCAATCAATCTGGTCATTTTGCACGTGAATGTAAAGAAGATCAAGATCTTTGCTACCGTTGTAATGGTGTAGGACACATTGCAAAAGACTGTCAAcag ggaCCTGAAATGAGCTGTTATAATTGCAACAAAACTGGTCACATTGCTCGTAGTTGTCCAGAAGGTAGCAACGATCATGGACGTTTTTCATCTCAAAGCTGTTACAACTGTAATAAAACTGGTCATATTGCACGTAACTGTACCGAAGGTGGTGGTAAAATTTGTTACGTTTGTGGCAAAAGTGGTCACATAAGTCGTGAGTGCGATCAAGATGAAAGAAAGTAA